The stretch of DNA TTCGAAGTGGTGGATGGCTTTCCCTCCTGATGcatcttttaataaatttggatACGAACACagtatatatacatttaaaattgaacattttaaacaatttatgtAAAACATTTCAATAAGCCTCTATACTAATTTGAATCTTAATACTCCATATGAAACTCCAGATACTTTACCACTTCACCATTCTTGTGCGGGCTTCAAACCAACATTATTTTCATGTCAAAAATATAGAGTTGGAGTTGAATTCAACTtccttatataaaaaaaataataataatttttaatcttcaattcATTTTAAATCTTCTAGTTTAAGTTTTAGTCAAATAagctatttaaaaaaataggtaaCACCCTTATCAGGGTCGACCTTGAGATTTTAAGGGTTCTAAACGAAATTTTTTATAGAGCTCTCTAcgactatatttaaaaataaaactaatacgaataaatttttttattatataaaattcataatatttcactttaaatttactcttttaacatttttaaataaaaaattaataattaaattattataattaatttgttccaacatatatttttcaatagacaCCATCGTCAATCTATTAATGTAGATTTATTAATAACAGATagatcacaaatattgaaatatatacacaaaattaattgataatttaagggttaataaaaaaaatcaaaagatatacCTAATAAGTCACACAACGGGAtaataagaatgaaaatgaaatcGCTGAAGAGAAAGCGTAGTTGTGAAATCGGTTGGATTGAGGACGTACGCCTGCGCAAATTGATGACAGATGCCAGTGACAATGGATGGATAAGAAATTGAGAATGAGAGGAACTGAGGAAAACGACAGAGTCGTGACCACCACCAAACGTATGAAAATAGTTGCAATACAATTatacaaaaaggaaaattgagattaataaaaaatacatagaaTAGTTGTGAGGGGATGGGTGCCACCGTGAGATTGATTATTGATAAAAGAAcgtgagagattgagattaattaaaaatttatagtaatgctcatgaaattaattattgataaaagaaaagtaaaagattgagattaattaaaaatttaaaatgacttGAAATGGGCATTGGCCCATAgcgtctctttaatttttaaatttattatttttaattaatttaaaatttaaaaattaaagtgaaCATAGGCTTGCTAAGTGGCTTGAAATAGGCATGAGCCCTAAGCGGCTGCCTAGACAGTCTAGACCCAAAGTCAGCCCTAATTCATGGCATGATGTACctaatgtttaaaaattacacaaccTAACTttgatattcaaaaattttgttatctacaaatataaaatttactttttatggaaaatacttGCACAAATCTCTAACTCCACAAGGAAAGGAAGGTCAACATAATTTTCagaatgtgaaaaaaaatattataatttagtaatacCTAAAAAATGTgatagatataatatattattataaaaaatatataatacttttAAGTAATgattgttaattaagatatgggTTAGAAAAAATGGAATATGAAAAACATTTCAGATAAAAGTGATTTTcattatgtattttaaatttttttgacaacCCACTGAAAAGAAGTCATatgactttttatttgttaaaaatcaaataaacaaatctttttctttctttagataaatttgtctgaatttttacaaataaaaggaaaagacaCATATACTCACTCATCTCATAAAACCTTCACGCTTTCTTTCATCAATTGTTGCTATTGCTTGCATCGTCGATGGTTACCATTGCATCCACTATAATCTACCTCGCTTATTGTCGTCGCCTCCATCACAACTTACTTCTCCTTGCTTCACCAGTCGTCGTTGACTTGACTGTCATCACTGTTGCTCATTTGTCCATTACTCGATTCCTTTATTCGAATATCAATTTTCTCTTGTTTCTGAATACCATTTGATAcaccattattttatttatttattttgataataaaaaaacatttgataaaagaaatcattatttatatatttatcatatatattttaacaaacgtagaaaaaaaaatacaattctcaatatattttaaaaaaattaacaaataatataataaaaattttaaaatacttttcaaatttattttaataatttcacatcctaatttaaaaattatttcaatcttatctgaatattatcttatctttcattttaataaactatacCTTACTAAATTTGGCATGACGTAAAAATGTCACTTATGCTCCCGCTCCAAGCCAGTGACAAACTCAATCGGCGCCTGTCTCACTGGTAAAAGTATCATTATTCTTACAAAAATGCCACCAACTATAAAAGCCTCAGTTTCGGGAACACCACTTCCAATGCGATTTTCATTTTATACCCTTTCGTATGAAACGACATTCTGAACTCCGTAGAAAAGgcaataaaactaaaaaaagaaaaaaagagaagaaaaaaaaggaagaaaactcaagtttcccaAGCAACCAATATGATGGCTTTgtacaaatcaaatataactgGATTCTTCATTAATCAAGTCCTAAACAGAAAGTATAAGatctatatatacatgcagAGCTGTACTTACAAATTCATTTCTCTTGGCCCTTGCATAGCTCACTCCACCTCCGGCCTCAGCAAAATTTcatgagaaaagaaaatggacaTCATCGATACATCAATAATTCAACAAGTAGTTGGTACAATACAAGTTCCTAAGCAATGTGGCCGATGCTGCCAGATCCGTCAATGCGTTTGTCACCAGGTTGGCAATCAGCAACACTTCCTCAGAGTTccctaaatatatatgtatactctACATAGAATGGCGACCATCTGTCTTCTCTCTACTTGATCGTTCCTCTTGGATCTCTTCTAAATCTTCATCCTCCCCCTTCCTACCTGCCTGCTCTTTCCaatatgccaccaacttcttcaAACGGGCTACCTCCTTCGAGGACACATTTTTGCTTGGATCATTTACAATGGATCGTACTCTTGATGCATACCTAAATTAGATTGGAACCAAATTCGTCAAGCAAAGGGCATTGACAAAATgaccctttttatttttatggcaAACTATGGTAAAAGTTATATCACGTAATTGCATAAAGTGCCAAGCGAATTCCACAACTGAACTGGTCATGGAAGTGTAATGGTTAAGACAAGAACACTGAACAGCCTAGTGACAGCTAGTTTACTAGAGAGACCCAAAGCAACTAACTATATTATGAAGTAACTTTTAAGTTGCTTTCATAATAAAGAACTCAGGTTTTATGATTCAAAAATGACATTTGATGCACTGAGGTTGCCAAATAATGTTCAACTGAAAATTTGGGACTTCAACAATAAAATGACTTACATTAGAGAATTGTACGTCTCATCCAAGTTTGACTCAGCCGGAGATATGTTGACAAACATCAATGTTTTAGCATTGCCACCAAGTGAATCGCTCATCAACATTGTCAATTTGTGATTCCTGTAAGGTATGTGCTGACTTCCAGAAGATAGAGCACTAATAACGTCTCCAAGTGCTGAAAGTGACTTATTGATGCTTTGAGCTTCTTTCAACTGACTACCAGAGGAGCCTGACTTTTTTACTCTCTCAGAGCCAGCAAGATCCACAAAGCTTAGCTACACAAAGGAGACAACCGGAATGGTCATGTTAATCTTCAACCCAACAAACAAGCACAATGAGCATATATTAACCCCATCATTACTTTTCTTTGCAATTGCATGCACATACTTCTTTGAACCCATtatagaagagagaaaagagaagagataaTAGAGATAGCACGCATTTTCAACcaaaaaattagagagaaatataatgaaaatacCTTTCCTCTTGCAATGGATTGGGTTTGAAGATTGGTGCTTTCAATAATAATGGAAAGTATCAGATGGGATCTTGAACTCTGTTCATTCATTAAAGTTCCAGTTGTATGACGCTGTTCAGATCCTCGCTGTATGATCGTTTTTAATTCCTCATATGTTGTAATAGATAAAATGGTAACATTCTCTATAGATACCATGCCctaaaaatttagataattacGTTAGACAATCAGAACAAGAGTATAATAGGGCGAACAAGGgcaacaaaatataaacaagatACCAATGGACTTTGTTGTGTTAGTTATCCCACaatatcaaacaaaaattaacatgTCAGTACAATCACCTTTGAATCCTTTCTTATATCCAGTTTTAAACGCTTGGCATTCTTCGGTAATAAAAGATCGACCAGTGTATCTTGATATAACTCCACCATGTATACCTGCATATATctacatatattaataaattgctTTGAATCAATAAAACATACAAAACGGGGAGCTGACGGGAATTATCTGCATGAGAAATTcgaatataaaaatgaaaaaaaaattacagaaaccTCCCTTAATCTTATTACTTAACCTTCCTCATTTATAGAACGgtaatgctatttatatacAATGTTTTGACATTCACAAAATTACAAGTACTTCTCCAAGGAATTAAAAACACTTCTTCATAAATTATGACCTACTTTTCAAACATTATAAACACTTTTACATAGTaaaaatgtctatttttttaaaattaatatacagcaaaaatgtttataatttttgaaaagtaattGATAATTTCAGTAAGTAGTGCTGTTAGTTCCTTGAAGTACTTATAATTTTGTGTGCGCCAAACCACTCTGTTCAAATAACATTACTGCatttataaaatactaaaataagcCCTCTTATTTTGCACATAAAACTATTGTACCACCTTTAATTTAAAGCATAGAAGGGTGTCCCAAGTGCACAAGAATCCCtgctttgtgagggttgggGAAAGGTTGATTTTATACACAATCTTACCCTTACTTCATAAAGAGATTATTTCCAAAACTCAAACTTGTAACCATTGGTACCAAGGCTTGTCCTCACCCTTTCCATTAAGCATGTGACAGCAAAAACAAATGAAGAATCAAATGTAACAAAATTAGCCCTCCAAATTAACAAATGAAGCCTAGTTTAACCCTCCCTTCCCCAGTGGATTCCTATGGCCAAGGACCCCTGAAGCCATCAGACAGAGGTAGAATGTCAGTAAAGAACTCAAAAACTTGCCAGAATGGGACCAAACAAGGTCTCTCTTTAGAATGCCAGCAACTAAGAGAGGACACTCCAAAGGCAACCCATGAGTACCCAGCAAAGTCCAGCAACCAATCAACAGCAAAATCTGAACAGATTGCATTGGAGGTATTATCTCCAATTTAATTAGTTGGAGAGGTAAATGATCAGCAAATTGAAGGCTCCAGTTAAGTAATCTGGTGGGTTTTCCATTTGAGAGAATCTACAGGAGGTTGGAGCAAATGGGTGTGGGTTATGGGTGTTTGTGCTATGCTAcagagatgaagaagatgatgatgatcatgcATTAGGTAATCATGAAGGATTCGACCATGGATTTTGGCACCTTCATGTTAGGTTCACAGCCAGTACAgtgagaagaaaaggaaaagccaAATATAAAGTGTGAACGTGCATGGGAGAAAGTGATGTAGGAgcatataaatttcataattagttattttgtaaCTTCTGTTATCTTGCTTTTGTCTCATTCAGAGTTGAAATtctgttttagtttttatttatggtTATGTGACTAGCACAACTTACTAATTAGTTGGACGATTAAGATTAGGTGAGATAGAGTTTTCATTGAAGGCTGAGATTAAAAGTTCAAGTTCCATTGCAATTTCACCAAATGTAGGCTATTCTTTTACCGTGTTTTGCAATCTTCTCTATTCTCACCCTACATCAAGAAGTAAATGGAGAAAAGATGGGGCTTGTGACAGGCGTAGCAGGAGGCAATAGTGGTGATAGATCCCATCAGAATTGCACAGCAATGGCAAGGgttgtgaaaattaaattcagCTTTAATGGTACTGTGGtcattttgatttttcagaCAAGATTATGAAATTCATTAAATCCTTACCATTAATAAGGTAAATCTAGAAGGGTAAAATAGGTAATTAGTCTAAAATAGCAGGCCAAACAGAAGATATGGCTGTAAATAAAAACAattggcaagctagaatccATATAACTGACCTCACCTAGGTTAAGGTTTTGGTGTCCAAAATGATCGGGAGGTTATACCTCCTCATAGTTTAAGAAGGTTAAGCAATGCATGTTTgtttaaggggggggggggggggggggggggttcttaTACCTTTCCTATGGAAAATACATGTTTAATATATACAACGACTCCTTCATTCAAGCAGAGTACACCACAAAGTAAAATGGGACATTTGTTTACAACTTCAATAAACAGAGATCATTCAGGCCTTCTATACCATTTAGATTAGACATAAAAGTCTAAATGTATAAACAagctttttgaaattttttgaacaACTATGCAAGGTTTCTATGAAACTCTACTGTTACCTTTAAGGAGAATGAAAATTTGTTACTATCACGCTTCAGAATTTTAAAAAGTTCAGAAGTAGCCAGTGGTGTAAGTCCAGGGTTGTTCTCAGAGCCATAAATTGTAAATGTCTTCCCAGAACCAGTTTGGCCGTATGCAAATATGCACACATTATATCCATCCACAGCAGATTGTACCAAATACTGCAATAATAGTTCAAAATGTAGATATATCAGAAACTTATAGTATTAAAAAACATGAGCTGAACACtatgaaaacccaaaacaatagGATATAGACGAAGCACAAGTAAAAGAGTCATTAGAAACTAATTGAACTTGCCCTTGTGTCTTCAAATACATCATCTTGGGTGGCATTTCCATCAAAAACACGGTCATACAAATGTTGCTTTATATCATCTTTCCATTGATGTTCGACTGTGAACTCATCCAGACTTGTAAGCACATGTTTTTCTTTATCAGTGATCTCCTTTTCACTAAGAGGCCTTAATCGACAAAAGACTCTGATCTTTCCTTTCATATCTGAGACAGAAGAGTTCAATCGACTTGTGCATTAGTAAATAAGGATTGAGAACTTTCATGTTCatgaattttctttcttttttctttttgtgtgtgtgttggtggggggggggggggggggggcgctggaaaatagaaaatgaaatttcaactcTAATATggagaaaacaaagaagaatgcTCCCACCTTCTATTGTATTAAAATATCGTTTCCTCAAAACTTGTTCTTCTCTATAAAGTGCTTCTAGCTCAGCCAATTGAACCCCCTGCATCTTCAAGAGAGCAGCAGTCTGCTCATTCTTTCTGTCAATGTCCTAAAAGTTGCAAAGCCagagaatattaaaaatttatctccAAACCAATAATTGAACAATATTTCCCAAAAACTTAGCAAAAATATTGATGAAATTTCTGTCAATGGGTCAAAATTGTCACCTCTTTCATTTCTCTTAGTTCCTCAAGTTCCCTGAAATTATTTTGCAAAGTGGACAGTTCTGTATCTTTGACTGCAAGGTTTGACTCTGACACATCCAACTCATGTGTAACCTCTTCAAGCTTCTTTTCAAGCTCAGACACTCGAAGCCCTAAAGCCTTGCGCTCTTGttcaaattttttctcaagGACCCGCATCTGCATTTGATTGGAAGATGTCAATATTTCACAGAAAAGGcacatatacatttattttaagGAGGAAACAAACTGTGATTTTACCTCCTCAGCTTTCTTCTTTTCAAGCATAAAAATTCTTTCTTCTACTGAGATTTTTTCATTCACCAGCCTTTTTGCAGTTTCTTCAGCTGCATGCAACTCGGCAGTGCGCAGttttaattcattttgaatCTTTTGTACCACCTATATGTCAAACTCATCAACATTCTACATTATTTAAATCATCGTAAACCAAGCAAATATTACCATTTAAACCTATGACATGAGACCCAATCACAATTTAGTCTGTGAACtgtcgtgtgtgtgtgtatttccAGATCCAAAATTTGATAACCAGacaattgaaattcaaaaaagtgATTGTGCAGAATTACAGAGAAGCAAACATATTTCTTAGGTTTACTCAAGGTAGTGTATCATACTGTTCGTGCCTTTTGACGAGCGCAGATGAGGGTTGAGCCCTTtgtattttatatgattttgatctttttcaATATGTTCCCACATAAAAAAAGTAACACAATTAAAGAATTTTTATTTGAAGGCAATGGAcataaaacaacaacatatcaaacattaatcctaGCAAGAAcagaaataatttctttttacaaGAGTACCAGGTTATTTGCTTCAAGTAGCTCCTTTTTGGCACTTTTATCCGCTGCTGGAATGCTAAGCTTTGACAGCTTTGCTTCCACGCTGTGCTTCTCCAACAAAACAGCCTAACAATAACCAAATCCACCATTCAGTAAGCAGATGGATTAGCATGCAAAACTAATTTCACAAATATAGCATCTAACCTTAAGTGTTGAATCTTTTTCATCACACAAAGATTTGAGCTTGTCACGGTCACAAGTAACTTCAGCTAAATTTTTCTTCTCAGATCTCAGAATACCTTTCAAGCCCTCCTGGTCTTCTTGCAGTCTTGCctcttgcttttgtttttcatgtagTTCTTCCAAAAACTGCTCAAGCATGCATATACTCAAATTATCAATGTCAAGCATAAATTCTGTCACGGAAAGATTATAAACAAATACATCTTTAATAATGTATTTTGTAACACCTTTAAGAAGTAAGTCACATTATTGCACCCAGGGTAATGCCTGCCTAGATACTAAATTACTAAGAAGCATGAATACAGACATGTAACAATCACACAATGAAAAGATAATTTTACAAAACAATCAAGATACAACACCCAAGGCACAGGGAAAACAAATAAATAGctattttatttgaatacatAAAAACAACgaataatttattcattttttaattagaaatacatttatgttaaataaaaaatagtgaaaattatcattttccCCATTCTATATACTGTAAACCAAACACATGCAACCTTGTGATCCCGTTAGTTCACATGATAATGCAATGCTAGCAAAAGGAAACTGTCGGTTGCTGTGATAACTCATGGCTCATGTTGGTTGTCTCTGCCTTGTTTGCTTCTATCTTTCTTCTATAGCTGGCAACACTAGCTTATTTTCAGTTCACCAACTCTGGTTGCATATCTCATAAGCACAATCATGCTGAGTCGTGAGTGGAATTCTCATGGGTAAAACTCTCATAAATATCATCTACTGGGACAGACCATCAAGGAAATAATAGGAATGacaaaaccaaaatatatttcaatttctgGCCTTGTACTGACCGTCCAATGAACCATGATGCATGGATAAAAGAAtattgataattattttgatctttttgggTTCTATAATATCTAACTGGAGAGCTATACTCACTAAATAGAGGTCAtggttttagaattttttgacTGTGAAAACCAAATAACATTGACATGCATGCATCctcatttcatcattttatcactagATTCTAATTATCATTTGAACTTACAGTGTGTTACAAGTAAATACTAAGGAATGACGTGTATTAAGGGGACGGGCATGTGTTTCACCCAAAGTGTCTTTGTTCCAGCAAATTAAagaatcataataataataataataataaatgaacaGTATCCAACTAGTAGATAAAGGTGACAAATTGACCCAAAAAGGCAAGACTACTTATCTTCATCCTAATGGGGAAGGTTTGCAATCTATATATTCAGGTTGAAGGCAGGTATGTGGAAATTGCCATAACCAGAGGCAGGTTTAGGATAGGATTGGACCCTGAACTCACATCAATTATACAATCAAGTAAACAAACTATTCCTACCATATAATAGCAATGCAAAATATACTTATCGTACAAGAAATATAACAGTattgttttcttaaaattgtcttatttaatttagttttatatGAAGTTATTAAATGGTCTCAACCCACAACGCAATCCCACTTAACTTCGTTGCAGGGTAAAGATGTTCAATGCAACATATATGGGATTGAGAGGTTCAGAGCCATCACAAGTATGGAAAGACTTTTCTGATTAGAATCAGCCCAGACCTAATTCATTGCTGTCCATAGTCAAGAATGTCCAAGAACTGCAGGTAACCTAATATATATCCGACAGATCAGTAAATGCAGGTAATTTTAGATCTGAATAAAACCAAATCTGGGGAATATACATCTTGAAATGCACTGGTGTAGAAATGACAGTTTGGCTgagcatttaatttaatttacagaTAATGGTGGGGAAACTGTTAAGCATGCAATAGGATATAATGGCCTGACCTACTAGGATGAAGGCTTGATACATTCCTGTTATTGTACAGTTACTACAACATTATCTACTGTGCTGTTTACATTCAAAGTTTATTTGCATATTCAAATAGCTAGGCACTCACTTGATTAGCATTCTTTTGTGAGTCTTCAAGAGCTTTTGACAAATCTTGGATGCGCTTTTCATAAACATCCACACTGGTAGGCTTAGAATTAGTGGACAAATCTCCATTTATAGACCCAGTAGCAGCAGATCTAGCTTTAGAGTAGCGGCGTAGCATGACATCATTTATATGTGTTTGAAGGGCAACACAAATTTCCTCTCCCTATACAAATGGAGAAACAAATCTTGTAAGAAATGGTGGAAGGATATGAGAGAAAAGCCACAATGAGATTTTAAGTAATGTGATCATTAACAGAATGAAACCGAACAACCTGCTTAGTTTCAAACTGAAAGATATGCAAGACCCCAGCCACtctcattttgaaaaatacaGCAGTATTGCTACTTCCAAACTGCATGATATCTCTTAACTCGGCAGAATGTAGATATTCTTTTGGAACTGGACGGAAAAAATGGACCTGTAGAAATTGAGTTTCATGTTCAGCAgtcaaaaaattctagaatggTATTAATAAGTTTATAGTGCAACTAAGACCAATAAATAATTGTTTGACTGACCCCGCGTTTATTAATTCCCAATATAATCCTCCCAGGCAGAAGACCAATGGGATCATCAATCTTGCGAACACTAAAGAAAACTGAATATCCATAAGGAAGTGTTCGCAAAATCCGCAAGAATTGTTGTCTGGCATCATCTTTCGTTAGATTTTCCTACACAGGAAAACACAAGTACTTTGAGAAACTAGCATTTTATTGAAAGCATTGTTGTGCCTTGGTAAGAACAGAACAGAAACACAGAAACAAGGAAAACAAATCTCCAAAACATAAACAAGGAAACAAATCTAATGCTACTTATTACCATTGAACGATATCGAGAGAGAATATCCAACTCCCATTCCCGCTTTCCCCGGGTTATTGCAATCTGCCTTGGTAAGAACTGCTCCAAAAGTGATGTCCAGTCACTGGAATTTCAACAAATCAAcagaaacttaaaaaaatacttttaatgcCAAATGAAAATAAATCGAAATGGTTCAGGAACATGCACTGAATACAACCCAATAAAGCCAGGAGAAATACACAATAAGATAGTCAAAAATAGATACTGACCTGCACGATTCAGGGCTAAcaataaatccaatttcaacCAAAATTTGTAGAGCAGAAAGCTGTGCAGCATCATCCCTTCCAACAGGATAATTTCCCAATATATAATCATGTTGCAACTGtcagaaaacaaccaaaaaatcaTCACATTctaaactcaattaaaatttaaacttcAAAAGCATTTCCAAATATCTACTAGAGCTTAAGAaactaaaagaaacaaaagaatgaaaaaacaaGTGTACCTACTTGAACATAAGATAACTGGACAAACATTGGATCTCCTATCGCTTCATCTGACTCCCGAAATAACTTCTTTTTAAATGTCAATTTGCAGTGCAAGATTTCTCCTTTACTTCGGTCCTTTGCAGCTTTAAATTCAGATAGCAGGTCCCCAATGTATTTATTATCATCCAAACCAATGTACTCCTCTAAGTGACATAAAATTGCATGTCATTAAAACAGTTGTTAAAATAGTTCCTCacaaaaaaattgaggaaaaataaataCCATTGCCAGGATCAGGTGATTTAGAACCAGCAACAACCTTTCGGCACTCAAACAGACTGAAGCTAGAATATGCTGACAATTTAATAATCCCTGAAAGCTCCTGAAGTGGATATGCCGTTAAACATTATCAATAAAGCAGGGAAAAAATTCATTGAAGAACCAAAAAAGAAAGTCcataccaatttttttttaagagaacaAAACAAAGTATAAAATAAAGTTCCACAATTTGAATCCAAAAAGTCTAGACATTCATGATTAAATCAAGATTGTTTGAAGCCAATCATATGCAATTAACATATATcagattattttaaaatattagaaagagaaggggataaaggctggatatgttgttgttgttattagaAAGAGAAGGGGACCATTAATGGCATATATACAGTTAGATGGACTAGCAGACACTAAACATAATAACCAAGGGGCTCTTAGAAATTCAAAAGCATGTGATACaagcattttctttctttctttctttttttgtcacTGGATTAAGCAAGCATAAATACAAACAACTAAAAGAATCCACGGAACACAATAACGATAGGTATAATGAGCTCAAAGATCATACAGCTAGAAGAAAAAGACTACAATAACTACCTTCTGTATCATCTAGGCTTATAGACAACTAACTGGATGCAACATGTGTGAGGACGACACAGAAAGAGTAAGCACATCAATTTGCTGTCAGCTCCCCAAAAATATTCCAGGCCAGATAGATCTGACAAATAGTGTTCATAAGAACTTTTCATTAAACTACTTAAGACCAAATATATTGTTTCCCCGTCTTCCCATGAATTTCAACATACTTCCAAGTGCCCTCAAATATTAGCAATCATAACTGAAAGACTTGAACAAAATGTCCTGAATCCAAGATTTCCTCTTTTACAATAATTGTAAGAACACTGAAGAATGTCATATTTTAAGAGAATTCACCAAGGGAATCTAGCATGTAAAACAAAGAAGATAAGGGCCtgttcagttgtagaaaacattttctaatttttcaacttattggaaaacatcaaaaagatgttttataaattttcagGAAATGAATACTATTGGTTTttgaaacattaaatattaggacatgttatgttgtaaaattagagtttgaacattaaaaaaaatgttttctacaactgaacaGGCCCTAAGATTTTCCTTGAAGTTAATGTAGTTGAAAGCTCTTGAC from Diospyros lotus cultivar Yz01 chromosome 6, ASM1463336v1, whole genome shotgun sequence encodes:
- the LOC127804070 gene encoding kinesin-like protein KIN-14E, translating into MTSGMPPVMAQSLRSGRSSFTSGNGYESPSFNSIASHGDDYDSDGSNFAPPTPTTLSMAIPAELAGAVPLIDKFQVEGFLRAMQKQIQSAGKRGFFSKKSVGSQMREKFTFEDMLCFQKDPIPTSILKINSDLVSRAVKLFQIILKYMGIDLSDRVTPTSLEERIELAGKLYKQALKHTELRDELFVQISKQTRNNPERQYLIRAWELMYLCASCMPPSKEIGGYLSEYVHNVAHGVNTDPDIEVLALNTLHALKHSVKAGPRHTIPCREDIEALLIGKKLTTIVFFLDETFEEITYGMTTTVADAVEELSGIIKLSAYSSFSLFECRKVVAGSKSPDPGNEEYIGLDDNKYIGDLLSEFKAAKDRSKGEILHCKLTFKKKLFRESDEAIGDPMFVQLSYVQLQHDYILGNYPVGRDDAAQLSALQILVEIGFIVSPESCSDWTSLLEQFLPRQIAITRGKREWELDILSRYRSMENLTKDDARQQFLRILRTLPYGYSVFFSVRKIDDPIGLLPGRIILGINKRGVHFFRPVPKEYLHSAELRDIMQFGSSNTAVFFKMRVAGVLHIFQFETKQGEEICVALQTHINDVMLRRYSKARSAATGSINGDLSTNSKPTSVDVYEKRIQDLSKALEDSQKNANQFLEELHEKQKQEARLQEDQEGLKGILRSEKKNLAEVTCDRDKLKSLCDEKDSTLKAVLLEKHSVEAKLSKLSIPAADKSAKKELLEANNLVVQKIQNELKLRTAELHAAEETAKRLVNEKISVEERIFMLEKKKAEEMRVLEKKFEQERKALGLRVSELEKKLEEVTHELDVSESNLAVKDTELSTLQNNFRELEELREMKEDIDRKNEQTAALLKMQGVQLAELEALYREEQVLRKRYFNTIEDMKGKIRVFCRLRPLSEKEITDKEKHVLTSLDEFTVEHQWKDDIKQHLYDRVFDGNATQDDVFEDTRYLVQSAVDGYNVCIFAYGQTGSGKTFTIYGSENNPGLTPLATSELFKILKRDSNKFSFSLKVYMVELYQDTLVDLLLPKNAKRLKLDIRKDSKGMVSIENVTILSITTYEELKTIIQRGSEQRHTTGTLMNEQSSRSHLILSIIIESTNLQTQSIARGKLSFVDLAGSERVKKSGSSGSQLKEAQSINKSLSALGDVISALSSGSQHIPYRNHKLTMLMSDSLGGNAKTLMFVNISPAESNLDETYNSLMYASRVRSIVNDPSKNVSSKEVARLKKLVAYWKEQAGRKGEDEDLEEIQEERSSREKTDGRHSM